A single window of Chlamydia ibidis 10-1398/6 DNA harbors:
- the ddbA gene encoding DNA binding protein DdbA — protein sequence MAVEQSNINEEIERLILKAIKKVCGNKENDLCRYLPGPSGGYMHHFTLKKMKTSAPDQLSKMLRTFILESDSPRSIHPKPRAPRGSKKRRDFINFTKTDIERVLELARQVGDKDLLARFSPKKPLPSLKRELIRSIRQGIVSVDLWNAYVEAVKANSSNLEPSQSFV from the coding sequence ATGGCCGTAGAACAATCGAATATAAACGAAGAAATAGAAAGACTGATCTTGAAAGCTATTAAAAAGGTCTGCGGAAATAAAGAAAATGATCTCTGTCGCTATCTTCCAGGTCCAAGCGGTGGCTATATGCACCACTTTACACTCAAAAAAATGAAGACTTCGGCTCCTGATCAACTTTCTAAAATGTTAAGAACGTTCATATTGGAGTCTGATTCTCCTCGGTCTATCCATCCTAAACCTCGAGCTCCTAGAGGGTCTAAAAAACGTAGGGACTTTATTAACTTTACTAAGACTGATATCGAACGTGTTTTAGAATTAGCAAGACAGGTAGGGGACAAGGATCTTTTAGCTCGTTTTAGTCCTAAGAAGCCTCTTCCCTCGCTCAAAAGGGAACTTATTCGTTCAATTCGTCAGGGGATTGTTAGCGTAGATCTATGGAACGCCTATGTCGAAGCTGTTAAGGCTAATTCATCTAATCTCGAACCTTCTCAATCATTCGTTTAA